Within Felis catus isolate Fca126 chromosome A1, F.catus_Fca126_mat1.0, whole genome shotgun sequence, the genomic segment atGAATTCAGAGTGCATCTCAGGTGATGTGGTCCAATATGGGTCATGAGGTGAAGGTTATCtggtgaatgttttattttttcaatcctcagagtgtgtctgtgtgagtgtgtatgtaatCTCATTTCAAAAAGAAGGTTCACTGTCAAAATTCAAGGAGTTCTGGGAATGTAAGTCTCTGCCCACATTGCTCCCTGGTTCCTCTTTTTATTCGGACCTTTCTGAGAGGCTCTGCCCCTGACGTTGAATGCAAACTTTtagtcttgtttatttattttctagatttcttAAGATTCTCCAGCCAGTCCATTATCCAAAAGAGGTTAAGAACTACTTGTCTCAAAAATAGCCTAACCTTTGAAACCCAGACCAACGAACAAAACtcctcaatttttaaattcagaatccTCTTATTTAAATGGTAAGATCTTTTGGACTTGCAATTTAACTGAATAttgaaaactctttaaaatgacctgccatttttttcccccaaatgtgtAGCCTTGAAattcttgtttcctttatttGCTTCCACTCTATCCCTATTCTAGAATACGTGCACTTAAAAAAAGGACACTGGTCATACTGAATTGGCAGTGGTCTAacccttcctccccgccccctactccacagctgtgtgactttgtggaagttctttccctctctggtcctcagATTCCGTATCTCTGAGATAGTAATTCCTATTTCTCAAGTTCTTttgagctttaattttttttaatgttcatttattatggagagacagagagagcatgagcacaggaggggcagagagaggaggaggcacagaattggaagcaagctccaggctccgagctgtcagtacagagcccaatgcggggctcaaacccacaaaccatgagatcacgacctgagctgaagctggacgcccaaccgactgagccacccagacacccctcaagtTCCTTTGAGCTTTAAAAGGCTATGGTTTTTCTCATTCCTGTTCCCCACTTCCTGCCCAACtgtccccaaaatattttaacactCAATCTCCAAAGTTGTTGTCATGGCGTTTTGCCTATTctgttagaaataaaatgaagcatttgcttgtttttaactAGGACAAACCCAGTACTTAGTGAGCATAGACTAAGactcatttctttccttgttctGTTGGCAGCTAACTTTTTATTCTGTCATCATGGTGAATAGTGTGTGTCTAATAATACTTAAACCaatacaaaaactttaaaataaagaaaaaaatctaacttttggctcaggttaagTGGTCAATTACAGATCTGCACTGATAGTTTATAGACACTAGATGGCGATACAATTGCaccaaataataaacatttccttGATTGGTCCAGCATTAAAATCCCAATGATTGAGGCCAGAACAGGTTAATACATTagttaaaggaaaaaagtcaaatataatcAGGTGTTGGAGTGTTAGCTAACACTCTGAATGTGTTCAGTAACCTGATACTTATTGAAAGAACAGATTgttaaactagaaattaatttatCCTGCTGTTGAGTCTATCTTTAAGCTACTTCTCAGGGCAAGAGTTGGCAATAACACATGATCCCTTAAAATGTATCTAATTCATACTTTTGTCTccatttttggttttcatttttttaaagtagcaattATTTGGGATGGAGTTTGCCTCACATATATTATTCATAGATGAAATGCTATATTCTGATTAGGAGTGTAAGTCCTAAGACACTGgcattttaaaggagaaatggcCGACTTACTGTAAGCTGTTGGCTGGGCCATTATTGACTGGCGGGATGGACTGGAAGCACTTTGTTAGTGGATTAGGTTGCCCTGGAAATGCCTTCCTGAAACTATAATGATGCACTTAAGGAAGCCCTCTGGGACCTGAGTAAAATGTCTCTTAGCCGGGAGTGTCTTCCCCTGAAGTCCTCTTGGGATGagttgggaggggctggggatgtCCGAAGAGATGCTCAGTAAAGAAACAGCCCCAGAAAAAGGTTGCAGGTAACAATTTCTATCAGGTAAGCGAAGATAATGACTTACTGATGTAAACTGTGGGCTTTCTGAGGGTATCAGTGCCTCATGCATGCTTTGGAAAGAGTATGGATAATTCCAGAgagattgtatttatttattcatgctgggcaggtgtgtggggggggagagggatgaagaagagggaaaaaaagagggcatCTGAATGAGGACATGGTTTAATCCCctttgattttaaagaaaagccaCTTTGTACCTTGATTATTGGGGTTCATTtggtgtgctttttttctttaaaaaaaaagcttttagagGGGAAATTTGTCCTTCAGCAAAAATTCAGTGCATGTGCAAAGATTTGTTTGTGGATTTCCAAATGCATAATCATTTGTGTTTATGTCACCGCTGGGTTGGGGGGCTTATTTCTGGGGAATGGTGGTGGCGGTGGAGGTGTAAAGgcgggaagaaaaggaaaagcaaaggccCTTGCAAACTCCAGACTCGCGGACAGGACGCCCAGGGAAGTGGTTGCGCGGCGGCGCCGCGGCGCCGCGTCCCCGCGTCTCCGCCCCAAGCCTGGAGCTCGGGAGTCGCGTGCTGTGGCCAGTGCGCAGCGTCCCCGTGCAGTCCTGGCGACCTGTCACCGAGGACGACGTGACTCGGAGCTTCCTCCGCTTTCTCCAAGCCCTATTCCTTTAAGATGATGTAATAGTCATTTCCCTGGATGGTATCTTGCCTGCACTGCTGAAACAACAGCATCCGAACTGCACTGGGAACTGTGGAACCACCCAGCTCCGCCGCCAGCCGGAGAAGCCCGAGCTTGAGCCCCCTGCGGCCCCTCCGCGCTGCGGCGGCCGGCGGAGCGGCTCGCGGCGGTTCCCAGCGCCTCCCACCTGCCTGCGAACATGGGAGTCCGTTTGCCCTTGCCCGGCAGGTGGGGTGGCTACCTGGGACCCCAGCAAGgcatatctgtctttctgtttctgggctttctgaaAGGCTTCTAAGTCCCAGTACCTTTTGCaactcttcttttgttttaaggatTCTTTCTAAAGGTtctcccccaccttttttcccccccctccACTGGAGAAGCTTTGTCTGGATATTTTTCTCTGCCTCGCTTCTTCAACCCAACCACCTCTCATCACGCTTTAACTTTTTTGTGACTTGTTTCAACTTGGGATTGGGAGTGAATACatacctatatacatacatacagatatacatttatataaatatttatatatatataaaaatattattttctaagagCACATCTCTCCTGCACTTTTCATTGATACCTCTATCCTTTACCTCTTCGGGATTTGACAAGCTCCAGATGGTGGCTGTGGATTCTGACTGCTTTGCAAATGGGTATTTCTTCACAGGAGCTGGGTTTTCAGCACTAAGGTAAGTTCTGAGACTTCTTGCTTTTCCTGATCAGCAGGGAGGAAAAATCCCCTTTTAGAAGTTGAAAATCTTGTATCCCTTTTTAAGgcagaaatacaaatagaaatatttttaatgatgattGCTGGGGACAGAGGCATATGAATAAACATGTAGACACAAAATAGCTTGTGAGAAGCCATGATTTAGTTGAATGGCTGAAATCAGTAGTTCCAGGGCTGCTTATGTCAAataatctctccctccctccctcccttcctccctcccttattccctccctccctctccctccctctcctctctccagcgGTGTCTCTTTTTCTGACTCATGCTGGGTttgaggaaataattttctctcttttccttcagaCGGACCTCTGAGTAACTGGGGACTTGGCCTGCCTTGCCTACTGAGCTTGGGGCAGATGCTCCACATCTGAGCTTGGGGCAGATCGGATGGAGATGAGTTGATTATATTCTATGAAGTAATAGCTCACCACCAGCCAGGGTTTAAACTACTTTTGCAGCATCACTTCACCTGTGGACTCTTCTAAATTTTGCTTGCTTGGGGAAAAAACTGGGGTAAGAGAGAAGGTCATTTTTAAGAAGTTAGCATCCTTCTCCCTCTTTGACAAGTTGATGCAAAGGATAAGGCTGTGACTCCATTGGATTGCGCCTTCAAATCAAAATAGGAGAAGCAAAAGAAGACAGGGACAATGGCTTTGAGTGGAAACTGTAGTCGTTACTATCCTCGAGAACAAGGGGCTGCAGTTCCCAACTCCTTCCCTGAGGTCGTGGAGCTGAATGTTGGCGGTCAAGTTTATTTCACCCGCCATTCCACATTAATAAGCATCCCTCATTCCTTCCTGTGGAAAATGTTTTCCCCAAAGAGAGACACGGCTAACGATCTAGCCAAGGACTCCAAAGGAAGGTTTTTCATTGACAGAGACggattcttgttccgttatattctGGACTATCTCAGGGACAGGCAGGTGGTCCTGCCTGATCACTTTCCAGAAAGGGGAAGACTGAAAAGGGAAGCTGAGTATTTCCAGCTCCCAGACTTGGTCAAACTCCTGACCCCTGATGAGATCAAGCAAAGCCCGGACGAATTCTGCCATAGTGACTTTGAAGATGCCTCCCAAGGAAGCGACACGAGAATCTGCCCTCCTTCCTCAGTGCTCCCTGCAGACCGCAAGTGGGGCTTCATTACTGTGGGCTACAGGGGGTCCTGCACcatgggcagagaggggcaggcagaTGCCAAGTTTCGTAGAGTTCCTCGGATTTTGGTTTGTGGAAGGATTTCTTTGGCAAAAGAAGTCTTTGGAGAAACTTTGAATGAGAGCAGAGACCCTGACCGAGCCCCAGAAAGATACACCTCCAGATTTTATCTCAAATTCAAGCATCTGGAAAGGGCTTTTGATATGTTGTCAGAGTGTGGATTCCACATGGTGGCCTGTAACTCCTCAGTGACAGCATCTTTTGTCAACCAATATACAGATGACAAGATCTGGTCAAGCTACACTGAATATGTCTTCTACCGTAAGTACAAAgggttctttctatttttcatctGTATCAATTCTCTCTACAGATGTTTGTTGTTTGAACATTCAGTCAGTGTCTAAGGAAtactctgggttttgtttgtctgtttttgtttttaaactcctGAGGTATAGCTAGAATACTAGAGGCTATAATTTGTGTCTCATGTCTATCTAAGCAACTCTCATCTGTTTTATCAATGACATCACAGAATATTCAGAGGCCTCAGAAATCACAAGATGCAAATGATACTGGTTTAGGTGATATGGGGAATGAAAGCAGACATGTATGTCTGTTTGCCAGATATCGAGTTGTGAGGATAAGATGATGGTTAGAACTTGGCTGTTGGTCCACAGGAGACTGGCAGACTCAGAGTGAATGTGGTGGTGCTGTCCATTCTTTTATCGGAACTTTGGGATCTGTAAAGCCAGTTGCTGGAGACTTGCTTTCCTTTAGGGGCTTTGAAAACACAAATGGATTTAATACCAAATGATGTGGTCTTGCTTAGATAGATGGCAGTATAGACTGATAAAAAGACCCCCTATCTGCCCCACCAAGTCTGAAACTTGCTTTTATAGGCTTTACAAATCTATCTGATTCTTTAGCATTTTGTACTGAGACTTGAGTTGCACTGCAGACTTCATTGTACTGAACTTTGTCTAAGATCCGTTTAAAAGGAACTAGATCTTTGAGAATTGTCAATCACAAGCAAGTATCTCCAGACAGCTGAGGTGATAGAATTACTGACATCAAAGGAAATGGGAGGGGGTAAAAGGAATGGAAGCAGTTGTTCTGAAGCATTTTAAATAAGCACTTAGAGGTCAGTCCATTTGCTTAAATGATGACATAAGGTACACATTGCTTTGTTTTATGAAATGGCATTGTTCTAAATAAACTTGAAGCCTTGATCTCTGGAGGGGGAACAGTAAATGAGTCTGTAAAGTTTAGTGCTTGATTTAACAGTTGATTTTTAACAAGGCCTGGGGGTTGGGTGAAGAGAATTTCATAAGAAATGTTTCcactttaaaattcagtttcctctTATTTTAAGGTAAATCCATAAATTCGGGGgattaaaatgtctatttcttttttaaacataaaagtatGACTGAATGTCCTGGACTGATTTTTGCCTACAGTTGTGTTTATTCATGTGGAGATGGTTCTGGGAACCCTGGTTAAAGAGGCTAGTGGCAAGCCGAGTTGTTCTGTGCTGGGTTATGGCACATTTGATTTTTAGAAGTGAGGACACACGGATTGTGTAGAAAGGACAGCCTGTGGAGAAAAATGGAATCAGCTATCAGTTCAAAAACATATTGATGTGTAATAACAAGCATTATTTGGTCCAACAAACCTATCAATGGcctttatctataatctatatctTCCTCTATGATGGAGCTTAGTCACCAGATACCACCCCACGGGTGGTGAGATAAGACTCTAGCTTTTTAGCCTTCTATAAAGGACTCTGACATTATCTGTAATTCTATAGAACAAATATCTCTTCCTAACTTTTTGGAA encodes:
- the KCTD16 gene encoding BTB/POZ domain-containing protein KCTD16, producing MALSGNCSRYYPREQGAAVPNSFPEVVELNVGGQVYFTRHSTLISIPHSFLWKMFSPKRDTANDLAKDSKGRFFIDRDGFLFRYILDYLRDRQVVLPDHFPERGRLKREAEYFQLPDLVKLLTPDEIKQSPDEFCHSDFEDASQGSDTRICPPSSVLPADRKWGFITVGYRGSCTMGREGQADAKFRRVPRILVCGRISLAKEVFGETLNESRDPDRAPERYTSRFYLKFKHLERAFDMLSECGFHMVACNSSVTASFVNQYTDDKIWSSYTEYVFYREPSRWSSSHCHCCCKSTAGDKEGESGTSCNDLSTSSCDSQSEASSPQETVICGPVTRQTNIQTLDRPIKKGPVQLIQQSEMRRKSDLLRTLTSGSRESNMSSKKKAVKEKLSIEEELEKCIQDFLKIKIPDRFPERKHPWQSELLRKYHL